The following proteins are co-located in the Paralichthys olivaceus isolate ysfri-2021 chromosome 10, ASM2471397v2, whole genome shotgun sequence genome:
- the cd302 gene encoding CD302 antigen isoform X2, which translates to MEPVRRKHHLGSVWRCVFLLSLLLKFGLTGDCPADARTWVPFQDRCYHFVHGEEDKIKSYTFERAKSLCQGFELLTIQSAEENDFVIKYSPEVWKGNVNVWLGMFYDTSSEDMRWFGEDPVGFTNWEESSSPSDLMPLDTCVTLHSNTGKWENVSCQDEVENGVICEIVQTEEAKQKPSALLSALVVLSVMAIMGISAVIWFLSQKHNLGSTIFTAFEYHPPFRVLEADQSCLVEAEETDSVP; encoded by the exons ATGGAGCCTGTGAGGAGGAAGCACCATCTTGGATCCGTGTGGCGCTGCGTCTTTCTGCTGAGTCTCCTCCTGAAGTTCGGTCTGACTGGAG ACTGCCCTGCAGATGCACGCACCTGGGTGCCCTTTCAAGACAGATGTTACCACTTTGTTCACGGAGAGGAGGACAAAATCAAAAGCTACACATTTGAGAGAGCAAAATCCCTCTGCCAAGGTTTCG AGCTTCTGACCATACAGAGTGCAGAGGAGAATGACTTTGTCATTAAATATAGCCCAGAGGTGTGGAAAGGCAATGTCAACGTGTGGCTGGGAATGTTTTATGACACAAGCA GTGAGGACATGAGGTGGTTCGGCGAGGACCCCGTGGGATTCACTAACTGGGAGGAGAGCTCATCTCCGTCAGACCTCATGCCCTTGGACACGTGCGTGACCCTGCACAGCAACACAGGAAAGTGGGAAAATGTCAGCTGCCAGGATGAAGTGGAGAACGGCGTGATCTGTGAGATTGTTCAGA CAGAGGAAGCCAAGCAGA AACCCAGCGCGCTGCTGTCGGCCCTGGTCGTTCTCAGCGTAATGGCCATCATGGGAATCTCAGCGGTTATTTGGTTCCTGAGCCAAAAGCACAATCTTGGCTCCACCATCTTCACGGCATTCGAGTACCACCCTCCGTTCCGAGTCCTAGAGGCAGACCAGTCCTGCCTGGTGGAGGCTGAGGAGACCGACAGTGTGCCGTAG
- the cd302 gene encoding CD302 antigen isoform X1 encodes MEPVRRKHHLGSVWRCVFLLSLLLKFGLTGDCPADARTWVPFQDRCYHFVHGEEDKIKSYTFERAKSLCQGFELLTIQSAEENDFVIKYSPEVWKGNVNVWLGMFYDTSSEDMRWFGEDPVGFTNWEESSSPSDLMPLDTCVTLHSNTGKWENVSCQDEVENGVICEIVQKAEEAKQKPSALLSALVVLSVMAIMGISAVIWFLSQKHNLGSTIFTAFEYHPPFRVLEADQSCLVEAEETDSVP; translated from the exons ATGGAGCCTGTGAGGAGGAAGCACCATCTTGGATCCGTGTGGCGCTGCGTCTTTCTGCTGAGTCTCCTCCTGAAGTTCGGTCTGACTGGAG ACTGCCCTGCAGATGCACGCACCTGGGTGCCCTTTCAAGACAGATGTTACCACTTTGTTCACGGAGAGGAGGACAAAATCAAAAGCTACACATTTGAGAGAGCAAAATCCCTCTGCCAAGGTTTCG AGCTTCTGACCATACAGAGTGCAGAGGAGAATGACTTTGTCATTAAATATAGCCCAGAGGTGTGGAAAGGCAATGTCAACGTGTGGCTGGGAATGTTTTATGACACAAGCA GTGAGGACATGAGGTGGTTCGGCGAGGACCCCGTGGGATTCACTAACTGGGAGGAGAGCTCATCTCCGTCAGACCTCATGCCCTTGGACACGTGCGTGACCCTGCACAGCAACACAGGAAAGTGGGAAAATGTCAGCTGCCAGGATGAAGTGGAGAACGGCGTGATCTGTGAGATTGTTCAGA AAGCAGAGGAAGCCAAGCAGA AACCCAGCGCGCTGCTGTCGGCCCTGGTCGTTCTCAGCGTAATGGCCATCATGGGAATCTCAGCGGTTATTTGGTTCCTGAGCCAAAAGCACAATCTTGGCTCCACCATCTTCACGGCATTCGAGTACCACCCTCCGTTCCGAGTCCTAGAGGCAGACCAGTCCTGCCTGGTGGAGGCTGAGGAGACCGACAGTGTGCCGTAG